A single Actinomadura algeriensis DNA region contains:
- a CDS encoding glycosyltransferase family 2 protein gives MELSVVMPCLNEAETIETCVRKTVGFLEENGIDGEVVIADNGSTDGSQQLARDAGARVVPVAEKGYGNALMGGIAAARGRYVAMGDADDSYDFTTLGPFLDELREGADLVMGNRFKGGIAPGAMPPLHRYLGNPVLSFIGRLFFRSKIGDFHCGLRAFNKESIMRLGLQTGGMEFASEMVVKATLQGYDIREVPTTLSPDGRTRAPHLNTWRDGWRHLRFLTLYSPRWLFLIPGLVFMTLGLIAGIALSTGPVTVGDVAFDVDTLVGAGAAMVIGFQAVVFAVLTKVYAMQEGFLPDDRRVKLLINWWSFERGLLVSGLLAVAGLAGLVASLLHWRVNDFGELDPRESLRIVVPAATALVMSLQALFATAFISILGIRRRQHPPMTDPAEEAAGVVDAAAQRVEAEQRKAAESKAVESEVAEPEVAATSAKGADADDADAETTG, from the coding sequence GTGGAACTCTCCGTAGTGATGCCGTGCCTGAACGAAGCCGAGACGATCGAGACCTGCGTCCGCAAGACGGTCGGCTTCCTCGAGGAGAACGGCATCGACGGCGAGGTCGTCATCGCCGACAACGGCAGCACGGACGGCAGTCAGCAACTCGCCCGCGACGCCGGGGCGCGCGTCGTCCCCGTCGCCGAGAAGGGGTACGGCAACGCGCTGATGGGCGGCATCGCGGCCGCACGCGGCCGTTACGTCGCGATGGGCGACGCCGACGACTCCTACGATTTCACCACTTTGGGCCCGTTCCTGGACGAGCTGCGCGAAGGCGCCGACCTCGTCATGGGCAACCGGTTCAAGGGCGGCATCGCCCCCGGCGCCATGCCGCCGCTGCACCGCTACCTCGGTAACCCGGTGCTGAGCTTCATCGGGCGGCTGTTCTTCCGCAGCAAGATCGGTGACTTCCATTGCGGGCTGCGCGCCTTCAACAAGGAATCGATCATGCGGCTCGGCCTGCAGACCGGCGGCATGGAGTTCGCCAGCGAGATGGTCGTCAAGGCGACCCTGCAGGGCTACGACATCCGCGAGGTCCCGACCACGCTGTCGCCGGACGGGCGGACCCGCGCCCCGCACCTCAACACCTGGCGTGACGGCTGGCGTCATCTGCGCTTCCTCACCCTCTACAGCCCCCGCTGGCTCTTCCTGATCCCCGGTCTCGTCTTTATGACGCTCGGACTCATCGCCGGGATCGCGCTGTCCACCGGTCCGGTGACGGTCGGCGACGTCGCGTTCGACGTCGACACGCTCGTCGGCGCGGGCGCCGCCATGGTGATCGGCTTCCAGGCCGTGGTGTTCGCGGTGCTCACGAAGGTCTACGCGATGCAGGAGGGCTTCCTGCCGGACGACCGGCGGGTGAAGCTCCTCATCAACTGGTGGAGCTTCGAACGCGGCCTGCTGGTCAGCGGGCTGCTCGCCGTCGCCGGCCTCGCCGGACTCGTCGCGTCCCTGCTGCACTGGCGCGTCAACGACTTCGGCGAACTCGACCCGCGCGAGTCGCTGCGCATCGTCGTTCCGGCCGCGACCGCGCTGGTCATGAGCCTGCAGGCGCTGTTCGCGACCGCGTTCATCAGCATCCTCGGCATCCGCCGCCGCCAGCACCCGCCGATGACGGACCCGGCCGAGGAGGCCGCGGGCGTCGTCGACGCCGCCGCCCAGCGCGTCGAGGCCGAGCAGCGCAAGGCCGCGGAGTCGAAGGCCGTCGAGTCCGAGGTCGCCGAGCCCGAGGTCGCCGCCACGTCCGCCAAGGGCGCGGACGCGGACGACGCGGACGCCGAGACCACCGGCTGA
- a CDS encoding glycosyltransferase family protein, translating to MAGRSPRDTGRDDAVRGAERGRTGDTGTVAGEPVTSEDGASPGGGTGSAGGAAPGAARAGSAAAPQGDTPRAATSVLEMDEVREETPAAPAEPAEKDADTPADDDSARPKRGFGLWAIVRRNPTFSVIIVMGALLRLTAMAGYRPVMFFNDSFDYLHVAMEPHPHPLRPDGYGFLLILLKPFHSFALVSAVQHLMGLAMGVMIYALLHRRFRLPGWGAAIAAAPVLLDAYQIQLEHLVLSDTMFSFLVMSAVTLLLWRDRPSWKIAVAVGLIVGFSWLTRTVGMPVLIGVLTFMLIRRSGWKIMAVTAAACMLPVLSYMTWYKVETGKFAMTESTGIFLYARVYKFADCHEIPDLPVRQYPLCTEEENRLPKSQDGIWNTASPLNRYPGQRFSPENNEMANDYAKRVILAQPFDYVKVVLGDFFRVFQWDRTVFPDKATYDQYEFWDDRDGNSRPLPNWRMDGDSIAAAEAKEYENGNAETHTVEPFAGAIRSYQDVFYLRGTMVGGILLIGLAGLVPLWRRLGGRAFLPWTLATGLLLAPAATAEFDYRYVLPAVPLAALAAGMAFTPEVRASVRGRTRRSKTATGPSAPATAENAE from the coding sequence GTGGCGGGTCGATCGCCGCGCGACACCGGACGGGACGACGCCGTGCGGGGCGCCGAACGCGGCCGCACGGGCGACACCGGGACGGTCGCGGGCGAGCCCGTGACCAGCGAAGACGGCGCCTCCCCAGGCGGCGGTACCGGGAGTGCGGGCGGGGCCGCGCCGGGCGCGGCGCGGGCGGGTTCGGCGGCCGCTCCGCAGGGCGACACGCCGAGGGCGGCGACGTCCGTCCTGGAGATGGACGAAGTCCGCGAAGAGACCCCGGCGGCGCCCGCGGAACCGGCGGAGAAAGACGCCGACACGCCCGCGGACGACGATTCGGCCCGTCCGAAACGCGGATTCGGACTGTGGGCGATCGTCCGCCGAAACCCGACGTTCAGTGTGATCATTGTCATGGGGGCGCTGCTGCGCCTGACGGCGATGGCCGGCTACCGGCCGGTGATGTTCTTCAACGACAGCTTCGACTACCTGCACGTCGCGATGGAGCCGCACCCGCATCCGCTGCGGCCGGACGGCTACGGGTTCCTGCTGATCCTGCTGAAGCCGTTCCACAGCTTCGCGCTGGTGTCGGCCGTCCAGCACCTGATGGGGCTGGCGATGGGCGTGATGATCTACGCCCTGCTGCACCGCCGGTTCCGGCTGCCCGGCTGGGGCGCGGCGATCGCCGCGGCGCCCGTCCTGCTCGACGCGTACCAGATCCAGCTCGAGCACCTCGTGCTGTCCGACACGATGTTCTCGTTCCTGGTGATGTCGGCGGTGACGCTGCTGCTGTGGCGGGACCGCCCGAGCTGGAAGATCGCCGTGGCGGTCGGGCTGATCGTCGGGTTCTCCTGGCTGACCCGGACGGTCGGGATGCCGGTCCTCATCGGCGTGCTGACGTTCATGCTGATCCGGCGGAGCGGCTGGAAGATCATGGCGGTGACGGCGGCGGCCTGCATGCTGCCCGTCCTGTCGTACATGACCTGGTACAAGGTCGAGACCGGCAAGTTCGCGATGACCGAGAGCACCGGCATCTTCCTGTACGCCCGCGTCTACAAGTTCGCCGACTGCCACGAGATCCCGGACCTGCCCGTCCGCCAGTACCCGCTGTGCACCGAGGAAGAGAACCGGCTGCCCAAGTCGCAGGACGGCATCTGGAACACCGCGTCGCCGCTGAACCGCTATCCCGGCCAGCGGTTCAGCCCGGAGAACAACGAAATGGCGAACGACTACGCCAAGCGGGTCATCCTCGCCCAGCCGTTCGACTACGTGAAGGTCGTCCTCGGCGACTTCTTCCGCGTGTTCCAGTGGGACCGGACCGTCTTCCCCGACAAGGCGACCTACGACCAGTACGAGTTCTGGGACGACCGCGACGGCAACTCGCGCCCGCTGCCGAACTGGCGGATGGACGGCGACTCGATCGCCGCCGCCGAGGCCAAGGAGTACGAGAACGGCAACGCCGAGACCCACACGGTCGAGCCGTTCGCCGGGGCGATCCGCTCCTACCAGGACGTCTTCTACCTGCGCGGCACGATGGTCGGCGGCATCCTGCTGATCGGCCTCGCCGGGCTGGTCCCGCTGTGGCGGCGCCTCGGCGGCCGCGCGTTCCTGCCGTGGACGCTCGCGACCGGCCTGCTGCTGGCACCCGCCGCGACCGCCGAGTTCGACTACCGGTACGTCCTGCCCGCCGTCCCGCTCGCCGCGCTCGCCGCCGGGATGGCGTTCACCCCCGAGGTCCGGGCGTCCGTCCGGGGCCGGACCCGCCGTTCCAAGACCGCCACCGGCCCGTCCGCCCCGGCGACCGCCGAGAACGCGGAGTAG
- a CDS encoding glycosyltransferase family 39 protein, producing MPQTTTGEADRRAEGDAEPSRRPAARLLARVRRTRRVVWLALLVAASAVGVQYVLLTPPLYFDPHYVWLAARRWPDVPLDQWPFYEVPHQVTRIGLVLPARLVMTVLGDGQAAYFTVAALGGVAFFTGTYLVVRALFGDVAGLASAALLLVHPFFTLTNPYGHEITWSTGVVLPDMPGAGLFALGMAALIVASRRAGRVQTRWLIVAGLLMASAFLVREFLAFLFLAIPAYLALLRIPWRRNITVGVPMLGVLIFNLVHNLIVWGSPLAGLSSAATHGGKSRDYVTRELAARSFLRAMHDWHPLGTIFIVALALTIVGWAVTRDRRLALVLVWFATLAVPLTVCAGVLDPNDIKLRAWLVRYWFAVMPALLAGGFGSLILLYRTIPRAWTARLRLRVAAPALAVALAAAYTVAAVQAVPGLPRDKAWGELRGHLAANDADIDLIVTDRRLAQTLVFYTKDVWGDRTWHGEIRDWPHYSPQIPRTAYEGPMLYTRWRGMESQIGYGWSPSPAEGWQLMWKSSDGVLQLWNPPR from the coding sequence ATGCCCCAGACGACGACAGGCGAAGCCGATCGACGGGCCGAGGGCGACGCCGAACCGTCCCGCCGCCCCGCCGCACGGCTGCTCGCCCGCGTCCGCCGCACCCGGCGCGTCGTCTGGCTCGCCCTCCTCGTCGCCGCGTCCGCCGTCGGCGTCCAGTACGTCCTGCTGACGCCGCCGCTGTACTTCGACCCGCACTACGTGTGGCTCGCGGCCCGCCGCTGGCCCGACGTCCCGCTGGACCAGTGGCCGTTCTACGAGGTCCCGCACCAGGTCACCCGCATCGGCCTCGTGCTGCCCGCACGGCTCGTGATGACCGTCCTCGGGGACGGCCAGGCCGCGTACTTCACCGTCGCGGCGCTCGGCGGCGTCGCGTTCTTCACCGGCACCTACCTCGTCGTCCGCGCCCTCTTCGGGGACGTCGCGGGCCTCGCGTCCGCCGCGCTGCTGCTCGTCCACCCCTTCTTCACGCTGACGAACCCGTACGGGCACGAGATCACCTGGTCGACCGGCGTCGTCCTGCCCGACATGCCGGGCGCCGGTCTGTTCGCGCTGGGCATGGCCGCGCTGATCGTCGCGAGCCGCCGCGCCGGACGCGTCCAGACCCGCTGGCTGATCGTCGCGGGCCTGCTCATGGCCTCGGCGTTCCTCGTCCGCGAGTTCCTGGCGTTCCTGTTCCTCGCGATCCCCGCCTACCTGGCGCTGCTGCGGATCCCGTGGCGGCGCAACATCACGGTCGGCGTCCCCATGCTCGGCGTTCTGATCTTCAACCTCGTGCACAACCTGATCGTGTGGGGCTCCCCGCTGGCCGGGCTGTCGTCGGCCGCCACGCACGGCGGCAAGTCCCGCGACTACGTCACCCGCGAGCTCGCGGCCCGCTCGTTCCTGCGCGCGATGCACGACTGGCACCCCCTCGGGACGATCTTCATCGTGGCGCTCGCGCTCACGATCGTCGGCTGGGCCGTCACCCGCGACCGCCGCCTCGCGCTCGTCCTCGTCTGGTTCGCGACCCTCGCCGTCCCCCTCACCGTCTGCGCGGGCGTCCTCGACCCGAACGACATCAAGCTCCGCGCATGGCTCGTCCGCTACTGGTTCGCCGTCATGCCCGCCCTGCTCGCCGGCGGCTTCGGCTCCCTGATCCTGCTCTACCGGACGATCCCGCGCGCATGGACCGCGCGCCTGCGCCTCCGCGTCGCTGCCCCCGCCCTCGCGGTCGCGCTCGCCGCCGCGTACACGGTCGCCGCCGTCCAGGCCGTCCCCGGTCTCCCCCGCGACAAGGCGTGGGGCGAACTCCGCGGCCACCTCGCCGCCAACGACGCCGACATCGACCTGATCGTCACCGACCGCCGCCTCGCCCAGACCCTCGTCTTCTACACGAAGGACGTCTGGGGCGACCGCACCTGGCACGGCGAGATCCGCGACTGGCCGCACTACTCCCCGCAGATCCCCCGCACCGCCTACGAGGGCCCGATGCTCTACACGCGCTGGCGCGGCATGGAATCGCAGATCGGCTACGGCTGGAGCCCCTCCCCCGCCGAAGGCTGGCAGCTCATGTGGAAGTCGAGCGACGGCGTCCTCCAGCTGTGGAACCCGCCCAGGTAA
- the metG gene encoding methionine--tRNA ligase — MSSSSRHILTAPAWPYANGPRHIGHVSGFALPADMFSRYQRMAGNKVLMVSGTDEHGTPIQVQADKEGVSPREIADRYSTVIAEDLHGLGMSYDLFTRTSTVNHYAVVQEIFKGLFDNGYIFPTKTMGAISPSTGRTLPDRYIEGTCPICGYDGARGDQCDNCGNQLDPIELINPVSRINGEKPKFVETEHFMLDLPAFTDVLGEYLRGKQGQWRPNVLKFSLNLLDDLQPRAISRDLDWGVPIPLDGWRDNPNKKLYVWFDAVVGYFSASVEWARRQGDPDLWRGWWQDPDALSYYFMGKDNIVFHSEIWPAMLYGYSGQGDKGGTPGSLGALNVPTEVVSSEFLTMEGKKFSSSRQIVIYVKDFIERYDVDALRYYVAVAGPENQDTDFTWSEFRRRNNDELVAAWGNLVNRSVNMAAKNYGAIPEPGELNDADRALMERSRNAFAAVGAELERSRFKNAITEALDVVRDANKYLSDQAPWKLKDDPARVQSILHTALQVVDDAKTLLTPFLPNSSQKVHEMLGGEGVWSGMPELRDVSEDGGPDYRVLTGDYDVEARWESRPVRPGVPLAKPTPLFKKLDESMVDEELARLEGA, encoded by the coding sequence ATGTCCTCGTCAAGCCGACACATTCTGACCGCGCCCGCCTGGCCGTACGCCAACGGGCCCCGTCACATCGGGCACGTCTCCGGTTTCGCGCTGCCCGCCGACATGTTCAGCCGCTACCAGCGGATGGCGGGCAACAAGGTCCTGATGGTGAGCGGCACCGACGAGCACGGCACGCCGATTCAGGTGCAGGCCGACAAGGAGGGCGTGTCCCCCCGGGAGATCGCCGACCGGTACAGCACGGTGATCGCCGAGGACCTGCACGGCCTCGGCATGTCCTACGACCTGTTCACCCGGACCTCGACGGTGAACCACTACGCGGTCGTCCAGGAGATCTTCAAGGGCCTGTTCGACAACGGGTACATCTTCCCGACGAAGACGATGGGCGCGATCTCCCCGTCGACCGGGCGGACTTTGCCCGACCGGTACATCGAGGGCACCTGCCCGATCTGCGGGTACGACGGCGCGCGCGGCGACCAGTGCGACAACTGCGGCAACCAGCTCGACCCGATCGAGCTGATCAATCCGGTGAGCCGGATCAACGGGGAGAAGCCGAAGTTCGTCGAGACCGAGCACTTCATGCTCGACCTGCCGGCGTTCACCGACGTCCTCGGCGAGTACCTGCGCGGCAAGCAGGGGCAGTGGCGGCCGAACGTCCTGAAGTTCTCGCTGAACCTGCTGGACGACCTGCAGCCGCGCGCGATCAGCCGCGACCTCGACTGGGGCGTCCCGATCCCGCTGGACGGCTGGCGCGACAACCCGAACAAGAAGCTGTACGTGTGGTTCGACGCGGTCGTCGGCTACTTCTCGGCGTCGGTCGAGTGGGCGCGGCGGCAGGGCGACCCGGACCTGTGGCGCGGCTGGTGGCAGGACCCGGACGCCCTGTCGTACTACTTCATGGGCAAGGACAACATCGTCTTCCACTCCGAGATCTGGCCCGCGATGCTGTACGGCTACAGCGGGCAGGGCGACAAGGGCGGGACGCCGGGGTCGCTGGGCGCGCTGAACGTCCCGACCGAGGTGGTGTCGTCCGAGTTCCTGACGATGGAGGGGAAGAAGTTCTCCTCGTCCCGCCAGATCGTCATTTACGTGAAGGACTTCATCGAGCGTTACGACGTGGACGCCCTGCGCTACTACGTCGCGGTCGCGGGGCCCGAGAACCAGGACACCGACTTCACCTGGTCGGAGTTCCGCCGCCGCAACAACGACGAGCTGGTCGCGGCGTGGGGCAACCTGGTCAACCGGTCGGTGAACATGGCCGCGAAGAACTACGGCGCGATCCCCGAGCCGGGCGAGCTGAACGACGCCGACCGGGCGCTGATGGAGCGCAGCCGGAACGCCTTCGCGGCCGTCGGCGCCGAGCTCGAACGGTCCCGGTTCAAGAACGCGATCACCGAGGCGCTCGACGTCGTCCGGGACGCCAACAAGTACCTGTCGGACCAGGCGCCCTGGAAGCTGAAGGACGACCCGGCGCGCGTCCAGTCGATCCTGCACACCGCGCTGCAGGTCGTGGACGACGCGAAGACGCTGCTCACGCCGTTCCTGCCGAACTCGTCGCAGAAGGTGCACGAGATGCTCGGCGGCGAGGGCGTGTGGAGCGGCATGCCGGAGCTGCGGGACGTGTCGGAGGACGGCGGCCCCGACTACCGGGTCCTCACCGGCGACTACGACGTCGAGGCCCGCTGGGAGTCGCGTCCGGTGCGCCCGGGCGTCCCGCTGGCCAAGCCGACGCCGCTGTTCAAGAAGCTGGACGAGTCGATGGTCGACGAGGAGCTCGCCCGGCTGGAGGGCGCGTGA
- a CDS encoding TatD family hydrolase, producing MSTGGQAARSYAPLPERLPVDVFDSHCHLDIVETPVDEQVAAAKAAGIARIVTIGCDLPSSRFAVEAAGEFDDVYAGVAIHPNETTGISDAVLADIEAMAAHPKVRAIGETGLDYYRDWAPKADQHRSFRAHIDIAKRTGKALVIHDREAHDDVLAILKEEGAPGTVVFHCYSGDAAMAEVCTENGYLMSFAGNVTFKNAEPLREALRVAPLDLILVETDAPFLTPVPHRGKPNASYLIPHTVRAMAEIKGADVDELCTAIAANGERAFGPW from the coding sequence GTGAGCACCGGCGGGCAGGCGGCGCGCTCGTACGCGCCGCTGCCCGAGCGGCTCCCGGTGGACGTCTTCGACAGCCACTGCCACCTCGACATCGTCGAGACGCCGGTGGACGAGCAGGTCGCGGCGGCGAAGGCGGCGGGCATCGCCCGGATCGTCACGATCGGCTGCGACCTGCCGTCGTCCCGGTTCGCCGTGGAGGCCGCCGGCGAGTTCGACGACGTGTACGCGGGCGTGGCGATCCACCCGAACGAGACGACGGGGATCTCCGACGCCGTCCTGGCCGACATCGAGGCGATGGCCGCGCACCCGAAGGTGCGGGCGATCGGCGAGACCGGGCTGGACTACTACCGGGACTGGGCGCCCAAGGCGGACCAGCACCGCTCGTTCCGCGCGCACATCGACATCGCCAAGCGGACCGGCAAGGCCCTGGTGATCCACGACCGGGAGGCCCACGACGACGTCCTGGCGATCCTGAAGGAGGAGGGCGCGCCCGGAACGGTCGTGTTCCACTGCTACTCCGGGGACGCCGCGATGGCGGAGGTCTGCACGGAGAACGGGTACCTGATGAGCTTCGCCGGGAACGTCACGTTCAAGAACGCCGAGCCGCTCCGCGAGGCGCTGCGCGTCGCGCCCCTCGACCTGATCCTCGTCGAGACGGACGCGCCGTTCCTCACGCCCGTCCCGCACCGCGGCAAGCCCAACGCGTCCTACCTGATCCCGCACACCGTGCGGGCGATGGCCGAGATCAAGGGCGCCGACGTGGACGAGCTGTGCACCGCGATCGCCGCGAACGGGGAGCGCGCGTTCGGCCCCTGGTGA
- the rsmI gene encoding 16S rRNA (cytidine(1402)-2'-O)-methyltransferase produces the protein MTGTLLLAAAPIGRPEDASSRLRAALAGTPVIAAEDTRRLRRLAGDLGVDVSGRVVSYFDQNEKARADELLGELLAGRDVLVITDAGMPGVSDPGYRLVRAAVAADVPMSVLPGPSAVTTALVLSGLPTDRFCFEGFPPRKDGERARRFAALAGEPRTMVFFESTHRIGAALDAMAAAFGADRPAAVCRELTKTYEEVRRGPLGELADWARDGVRGEITVVVGGAPEPAGLTDPGDLAAAVAAREAGGTRRNRAVAEIAKENGVPRAVVYDAVVRARAADR, from the coding sequence GTGACGGGAACCCTGCTGCTCGCCGCCGCGCCGATCGGACGGCCCGAGGACGCCTCGTCCCGGCTCCGTGCGGCGCTCGCCGGCACGCCCGTGATCGCCGCCGAGGACACCCGGCGGCTGCGCCGCCTCGCGGGCGACCTCGGCGTCGACGTGAGCGGGCGCGTCGTGTCGTACTTCGACCAGAACGAGAAGGCGCGGGCGGACGAACTGCTCGGCGAGCTCCTCGCCGGACGGGACGTCCTGGTGATCACCGACGCGGGGATGCCCGGGGTCTCCGACCCCGGTTACCGGCTCGTCCGCGCGGCCGTCGCCGCGGACGTCCCGATGTCGGTGCTGCCCGGCCCGTCCGCCGTCACCACCGCGCTCGTCCTGTCCGGCCTGCCCACCGACCGGTTCTGCTTCGAGGGCTTCCCGCCGCGCAAGGACGGCGAGCGGGCCCGGCGGTTCGCCGCGCTCGCCGGTGAGCCGCGCACGATGGTGTTCTTCGAGTCCACGCACCGGATCGGGGCGGCCCTGGACGCGATGGCCGCGGCCTTCGGCGCGGACCGTCCGGCGGCCGTCTGCCGGGAGCTCACCAAGACCTACGAGGAGGTCCGGCGCGGGCCGCTCGGCGAACTCGCCGACTGGGCGCGGGACGGCGTGCGCGGCGAGATCACCGTCGTCGTCGGCGGCGCCCCCGAACCCGCCGGGCTGACCGACCCCGGCGACCTCGCCGCCGCCGTCGCGGCCCGGGAGGCCGGCGGGACGCGCCGCAACCGGGCCGTCGCGGAGATCGCCAAGGAGAACGGCGTGCCGCGCGCGGTGGTGTACGACGCCGTCGTGCGGGCTCGCGCCGCCGACCGCTGA